Genomic window (Kiritimatiellia bacterium):
CAGATTAGTGTCTATGACGGTCGCCTTCTTGGCAAATCCCAACGTAAGGCTCACGTCGCACAGGGTGTTGATCCGCCGGGGAATCCCGCCGGAATTGCGGTAAATAAGCTGTAAAGCCTCATCGGCGAAAAGTTTTTCTTTGCAGCCGGCTATTGAGAGGCGCGTCTGGACATAGGTAAAGGTGTCCGCGCTGTTAAAATGGCTGAGAGTGCAGGTAATCGGGATGCGCTGGGCCAGCTGTTTAAGAGCGGCGACGCGTTCCGCCAGTTCCAGGTGCCCCAGAAACAGGATGGTCATCATGAATTCATTGTCCTGCTGAAAGTTCAAAAGAATCCGCGCAACCTCCAGCGCCGCCTGATTATCCAGCATATGGGCCTCGTCAATGACAAGCACCGTGCGTTTTCCGTCGCGGCGGTTTTCCTTCAGCGAGCGTTCAATTGCCTCCAGGAGGGCGTCGGGCACCAGGCTGGCGCGTTCCGCGGAAAGCGCGGCATCGGTCATGGCGCGCGCGACGGCGCGCAAAATATCCACCGGCGCCATGCCCGGATGGGCCAGGCAGGTCCGCGCCACGTACAAGCCCCCCAGCTGCTGCAGAA
Coding sequences:
- a CDS encoding AAA family ATPase; the encoded protein is MKRKTQQSYEIRFTRYENMYEAYWKLKTRPFQNTADPKFFCHSPQHDEALMKLTYAVNENMGAAMLTGAYGCGKTLLSRVLLQQLGGLYVARTCLAHPGMAPVDILRAVARAMTDAALSAERASLVPDALLEAIERSLKENRRDGKRTVLVIDEAHMLDNQAALEVARILLNFQQDNEFMMTILFLGHLELAERVAALKQLAQRIPITCTLSHFNSADTFTYVQTRLSIAGCKEKLFADEALQLIYRNSGGIPRRINTLCDVSLTLGFAKKATVIDTNLVLEASEKFGII